From the genome of Litoribrevibacter albus:
AGCTTTCATTTTATTCAGGGCTGTAGTCACGGCTTCGAGTTCATCTTCCCGGTGAGTGCGGTGAAGTTCAAAGGGTTCGCTGTCGAGGGAGTCAAAGGAAAGGTTTCTGGTGTAACTTGCCAAGGTAATCAGGTGTCGGGTAATCAACCTGTGTACCAGGATCATGATCAGAATGGACACCATAAAGGTGTTAAAAAACTGAATCATCAGAATGTTGAAGGCTTTTTCGAGAATACGCTGGTAGACGTAGTTGTAATCAACTTGCACAAAAAGTGTGCCCAGCTCCTTCTGCTTATAAAGTAGGGGATAATCGATTAATTCAGAATAATCGTGACGCTTGGGGTTGCCTTTGGACACCCGTTCCCCGCCATTGAGCACCACATACGCATAGTTAATTTCTGGATAATTGAGTAAGCCTTTGAGTTTCAGTTCGACCTTGGGCCAGTCAAACTCCCATAGATCAAGGGTTAACTCTTTTAAGTCAACTTCCTGGATTCTGGCTTGGTGTTCACGAATTGCTTTGAGATCTTTTTGGTAATCAATATAGAGCAGAAAACACGATGTAATCAGCGTAATACAGGTACTAATAACTAAAACAATAAGCAACAGCCGGATGCTTAATTTCGAAGGGAGAAAGCGTTTAATGTTCTGCAAACTTTTAAGCTCCTTGTACTTAGACCAACAAACGCCTGTTGTTTAAGTTTTCCTTTAGATAATTAGTTGCTGAAAGGTGTTATATTTCTGAAAGTGTAGATGAAGAATTACAATTTAGCTCAAAAAATATATGTAGCTTGTTTGTTTAATACGAGTTTTTAAGTTGTTGGATTGGTTATCTTTTTAGGATTTTGGTGAATATGCATTACTCGACTCTGGCTTCTTGGTCTTTAGCAATTGTTAAAGCGTTGGATAAATCTGGAATCGATGGTATTGAGTTGTTAGCAAAAGCAGGGTTGGATTACGAGGCAATTCAGCTGAATCCGGAAGCCAGAATTCCTATCGAACAGATGACACAGGTGTGGCTGTTAGCTGAGGTTGCAACTCAAAATCCTGCATTTGGTTTGACCGTAAGCAGTTGTGTAAACCCCTTACATTTCAGAGCATTAGGTATGTTGATGATGACAAGTCACAGCATTGCCGAAACCTTTGAAAAAGTAGTGAAGTACTATTCCTTAATCAGCAATACCGGGCTGGTGGAGTTAGAACACACGCCCGATCTTTTAGGCTTTAAGATTCAACCGTTGGAAGGGGTAGTCATCAGCACCTTAGCCATCGATGCGTTTTTTGCCAGTGTGGTGGTGCTTTGTGAGCAGGTATTGAACAGTCGATCTTTCATCCACTCCGTTGAGCTAATCAAACCGGAACCCAAAAACAAAACGGCTTGGCAGACGTTTTTTCAGTGCTCTGTGAAGTTTAATGCGGACACCAACTGCCTTTGGATGAAACGGGACATTTTGGAAGCCAGCTCGGCCTTTAGTGATTCCCGAATGGCGGTGTATTCGGAATCCGTGATTCAGGATTATCTTGAAACGATGAAGCAGGGGGCATGGCGAGATCGTGTGATGCAGGCCATTCATGCCGCTTTCACCCACGGGGAACCGAGTCTCGCAGACATAGCCGCCCAGCTTGAAGTGAGCGAACGTTCTCTCAGTCGTCGCTTGAAAGAAGAACAGACCAGCTTTCGTGCCCTTTTGAGTGAGAAGCGAAAAGAGTTGGCGCAGTTCTATCTAAAGAACAGCGAACTTCCAGTCACTGAAATTGCGTATAAACTTGGGTTCAGTGATGTCAGCAATTTTACTCGCGCATGTCAGGGGTGGTTTGATTGTGCACCCTCGGTTTATCGTAAAACGTCCTGATTTCTTCCAAAACCGCTTATAACATCCTCAAATGACAACTCATTGGCAGGTTATGACCAGTGAAGGCTATTGAACTTACATACTATAAGGTGATTAGCAGTAGCTTCAGATAGTGAGGTAAGTTTTGAATTCAGTCAGTAAAACAGTTTTAACGTTAGGTTTGATCTCATCTCTGTTGGGATGTGGCCAGGATACTGTAGAGCGTGCTCCTCAGTCAGTGGCGAGTAACGAGGTGGATGCTCTTGGGTTCACTCCAGCGTCATCGTTTACGAAAGCGAAACAGGCATCCGTTTTGGAGTTCTTACCGTTCGAAGATACCGAAGACTTTGACCAGTCGAAACGAGGTTTCATCGCAAAGATTCCTGGTCTTCAAGTTAAGAACAAGGAAGGCAATGTGATATGGGATACTCAGGCTTACGAATTCATAAGTGATGCTGCACCTTCGACGGTGAATCCGAGTTTATGGCGTCAGACAAAGCTAAATAATTTGCACGGCCTTTACCAAATTTCAGAAAACATTTATCAGATTCGTGGTTTTGATCTGGCAAATATGACCATCATCAAAGGAAAGACGGGGTGGATTATTGTCGATCCGTTAACGACGGAAGAAACTGCAAAAGTTGCTATCAATCTCGTCAATGAGAAGCTGGGCAAACGTCCGGTGTCAGCAATTTTATTCACGCATTCCCATATTGATCACTTTGGTGGTGCCTTGGGCATTGTTTCCCACGATGAATTGGCACAACGGCCCATTCCGATTGTTGCGCCTGCGGGCTTTATGGAAGAAGCGACCAGTGAAAACGTGGTAGCGGGTATGGCCATGGGTCGTCGTTCAATGTTTATGTACGGTAAGCGACTGCCTAAATCAGAACGTGGACATGTGGGCTCAGGGCTAGGGAAAGAGCCTGCATTTGGTTCCTTCAGTATTCTCGAACCAAACTTGGTGATTTCAGAGGCCACGGAAAAGCACGTTATTGATGGCGTTGATTTTGAGTTCCAAGTGGTGTCGGGGTCAGAGGCTCCTTCCGAGTTTACCTTCTATTTGCCGCAGTTTAAGGCATGGTGTGGTGCCGAGATGGTGTCTCGTAACATGCATAACCTCTATACCTTACGTGGTGCCAAAGTTCGCGATGCGCTCAAATGGAGTGGTTACATCAACGATGCGATAACAATTGCCAAGCAAAGTGATCTCTATTTTGGCAGCCATCATTGGCCAATCTGGGGATCAGAGATGATTGTTGATTTCTTAAAATCCCAGCGTGATACCTACAAATACATTCACGATCAAAGCGTTCGTATGTTGAATGCGGGCTACACCCCTAATGAAATTGCGGAAGAATTAGAGTTACCTCCGACTCTGGCGAAGAACTTCTCTAACCGTGGCTACTATGGCACCGTTAAACATAATGCAAAGGCTGTTTATCAAGGCTATCTGGGGTGGTATGACGGTAATCCGGCTCACCTTGACCCGCTTCCGCCAGAACAGTCTGCAGTGAAATATGTTGAGTTAATGGGCGGTGCAGAACAAGTCATAACCAAGGCTCAGACAGCATTCGATCAGGGCGAGTATCGTTGGGTTGCAGAACTACTGAATCACCTGGTCTTTGCCGAACCAAATAATGAGCAAGCAAAAGAATTGCTGGCCAAAAGCTATGATCAACTGGGCTATCAGTCGGAGTCTGGCCCGTGGCGTGATGTCTATCTAACCGGAGCTTATGAGTTGCGTCATGGCGCACCTGATCAAGGCGTAAACATTGCGATGATGAAAGGGGTATTGCGAGAAGCGCCTGTTGAAAACTTCTTCATTTCTATGGCAGCGCGTTTAATAGGACCAGAGGCCTTCGACGAAGACTACAAGATCAACATCACCTTTACGGATCTGAACGAGAACTATGTGTTATGGATTGAGAATGCAGTGCTTCATCATAAACAGGCGCCTGCTGTGAGTGATGCCAATGCGACTCTGAAAGTGACCCATGAACTGTTCTTAAATATGGCTATTGGTGAAGCAGGTATCAAAGACACCTTGTTCTCTGATGATCTGGAAGTCGAAGGCAGTAAATTGGATTTGGTTAACTTCTTCCGCCTCTTCGATAAACCAAAAGGGATTTTCAATATCGTTGAACCTTAATTATTTACCGTTCAGCGCTGAGTATTCATTCATGTAGTACTATGCTGTGACCCGTTGCCATTGGTGGCTTGTTAGACTGGCCGAACATTGAATCAGTCAAGTTAAATCAGTTAACAACAGGAGCAAACAATGGCACGGGTATTAATGATCACTGGCGATTTTGTTGAAGATTACGAAAACATGGTGCCGTTCCAGGCGCTCATCGCAATGGGGCATGAAGTGGATGCAGTATGTCCTGATAAGAAAGCCGGTGAATCCATCGCAACTGCCATTCATGATTTTGAAGGCGATCAAACCTACACCGAAAAGCGCGGGCACAACTTTGTGCTTAACGCAGATTTTTCTTCTATCAACCTTTCTGACTACGATGCCCTTTATCTTCCAGGTGGTCGTGCACCAGAATACTTACGCCTAAATTCAAAAGTTATTGAAATCATTCAAACGTTTTCAACCAATAACAAACCGATTGCGGCGATTTGTCATGGTGCTCAGCTATTAACCGCAGCAGGGGTGATTGAAGGTAAGAAAGTCTCCGCGTATCCTGCGTGTGCGCCTGAGGTGACCTTGGCCGGTGGCGAGTACGCTTCACTGGAAATGGATCAAGCTATCACCGACGGTCAGTTGGTGACGGCTCCTGCTTGGCCGGCGCATCCTGAATTCTTGAAGCAATTCACGGCGCTGTTTTAATCGTTTTACTGCAAAAAGGAAGAGACTGTGTGTCAGTTGTTCATTAATGCCGATGAGTCATTGTGGGTGAGTAAAACCCGTTCGTTACGAGTGGATGGGGTGGTCACCTCGGTACGTCTTGAAAACTTCTTCTGGGATGTTTTGGAAGAATTAGCGAGCCGAGATGGCATGACCGTGACTCAGATGATTTCCAAACTCTATTTGGAATCGATGGATGCAGAACACGACATCAGCAACTTCTCTTCCTTTTTACGTGTCTGTTGCGGGCGTTATCTGTCGATGACGTCCGATGGACTGTTGCAACGAGATCTTAATGAACCATTGGAATTGGTTGATTCCTCTCGTTTGCTTCAAGAAGAGCAAGCTCACTCGCAGTTGCGTCAATCCAGAAGACAGAAAAAGGGACAGACATTGAACTAATGTCTGCTCTTTACTTCCAAGAAGATATCTTTTGTGAGCAGTGATGCGGACCGTTTGAATAGCTGTCACCTTGCTAGTGAACAATCATTGGTAAATGTTTGAAGAGCGCATATCATGCTCACTTCCTTCTTCTTTATTCCAAAAGGCACTTCTTCATGGCGATTGAGCTGGTCCAAACCGATAACGTTGTTGAACTGATCCAATTAGCGTTAGCGCCGGTTTTTTTGATTGTGGGCATTGGCCAGATTTTGAATGCGGTGACAGGACGCTTGGCTCGAATCATTGATCGGGCTCGTCATATTGATCAGAAATTAACGGCCAAAGAATTGACCGCTAATAAAACGGTGAGGCGAGAACTATCGTCATTAAAGCGCCGCATGAGTTTCGCTAACTGGTCCATTACGTTTTTAACGGGCGCTGCGGTGATTATCTGTCTGGACGTCGTGTTGTTACTGTTAAATGGCTTGATCGACTATGACTTACGTTCTGAAATCATCATCTTATTCATGCTGACGATGTTTGGAATTACTGGCGGTTTGCTGTCGTTTTTCTGTGAGGTGAGCGTAGCCACTGCGACGCTCAAGATTGAGACGTATGAGTCTGAGGATGATAAGTAGCCTTCCTGAAAATACCTTAAAAGATAATGACCTTGATGATCATTGAAGAGTTTTTTGTTTATGAGTGAGAAAAGAATACAAATTACTTTGTCTGAACGTGAACTAATTTATTTGATACAAAGTGGTTCGGCATTAATTACCAACATTTCTGAGAATGCTTTAACTACCTATTGTGGGTTTAACAAAGAAGAGATTCTTGAGTTCTCAAGTAAGATGAGAGAAATCGCTGATAAAGAAAGTGTCTCTTGGTAATGCGAAGTCTACTAGGCCGTCAAATGAAGCAACAGAAGCCGTTATAAAGTGGCGCGAGAGTTAAGCAAATAACAACAATCTGTTATTAATCTTGGCTATTCTTCTTGATCATTCGATTTATGTTTGTGATGGCCTCTATGCATAAATACATGCATAAGCGGGCAGGCCAGAAGCACTAAGATTGGCAGCCACTCATAGACATGTAGCCTGTGCTCCAAGAGTAGGAATCCTCCAAGTGCGATCAATAAAGCAATAGCCAACAGGCCCATTGGTGAGAACCAAAACGATTTTTTAGTTTTCATCGGGTGATACCACGTCATTGCGGGTGCTTGAGCCCTTCAAATCGAAATCTTGTTCGGAAGATGGTCGAAGCCCGTGAATCCAATACAATTCGTCCACAGGGCTAATGCAGACTAACCCTTCACTGTCTGCATTGACATGGGCTGTGTTCATGATTAACTTCGCAATGGTCTCTGCATTTTCTGTGTTGGTGTATAAATCCATTTGAAGATGTGGGACCAAGCGGCCTTCATTAAAGTGATCGTAATATTTTCCTCTGCCTTTTACAGGGTAAACGGTATAACCAGCGACTCCTAGATCAAGCAAGGCGGTTTCAACGTCATGCAGACGGAGCTCATCAAAAATTGCCGTGACTTTTTTGAGAGACATTAGCTTTCTCCTTCAACTCGAATCTGACCACGATACATCTGCATTTGGCAGTGAAATGTATAACTGCCAGGTGTGAGGGCAGGTAACTTGATTTCAATAACGTGATTCAGCGGCAACGTTTCACTGATATTGAGTTCAGGGAATACCAGTGTTTCAGCACAGGGTGATTCGTCGGTACGAATGAACGAAAGCGTGGCTTCTTGATTCGCTGGCACCGTGACAAACGCCGGTTGGTAGACGCCGTTTGCTACTTTAATTGGTTGATGTTGAACTGCCTCTAAGGACTCGTTCTTTGGCTGATAGATCCAAAACCACCAAATGATCAGTGCTATCAGTGCAAGGCCGAGTAAATTGATAATCATCATGGTTTTAACTCCTATACCCATATTTTCTGTGTCTGTTGGCCTTAATGTTTGTTTGCTTTAACTCTTGTTTGCTTTAAAAAAGCGCAAACGGTTAGCGTTTGAAACGACGGTGACCGAAGAGAAGGCCATCGCCGCACCGGCAATGATCGGGCTCATTAACACGCCAAACACCGGGTAGAGTATGCCGGCAGCAATAGGGACGCCCGCTGCGTTATAGACAAACGCACCAAATAAATTCTGCTTAATGTTGGAGAGCGTTGCTTTACTGATCGCAATGGCATCGGCCAAACCATGCAGGGAGCCGCGCATCAACGTAATGTCGGCACTTTCAATGGCGACGTCGGTGCCTGTTCCGATGGCAAATCCAACATTAGCCATCGCCAGTGCCGGAGCATCGTTGATGCCATCGCCGGTCATGCCGACAATTTCGCCTTCCATTTGAAGTGCTTGGACTTTTTGGGTTTTGTCCTCGGGCAATACTTCCGCATAAAACTCGGTGATACCCACTTTCTCT
Proteins encoded in this window:
- a CDS encoding P-II family nitrogen regulator, which codes for MSLKKVTAIFDELRLHDVETALLDLGVAGYTVYPVKGRGKYYDHFNEGRLVPHLQMDLYTNTENAETIAKLIMNTAHVNADSEGLVCISPVDELYWIHGLRPSSEQDFDLKGSSTRNDVVSPDEN
- a CDS encoding DJ-1/PfpI family protein; translation: MARVLMITGDFVEDYENMVPFQALIAMGHEVDAVCPDKKAGESIATAIHDFEGDQTYTEKRGHNFVLNADFSSINLSDYDALYLPGGRAPEYLRLNSKVIEIIQTFSTNNKPIAAICHGAQLLTAAGVIEGKKVSAYPACAPEVTLAGGEYASLEMDQAITDGQLVTAPAWPAHPEFLKQFTALF
- a CDS encoding ribbon-helix-helix domain-containing protein, with protein sequence MCQLFINADESLWVSKTRSLRVDGVVTSVRLENFFWDVLEELASRDGMTVTQMISKLYLESMDAEHDISNFSSFLRVCCGRYLSMTSDGLLQRDLNEPLELVDSSRLLQEEQAHSQLRQSRRQKKGQTLN
- a CDS encoding DUF2721 domain-containing protein — translated: MAIELVQTDNVVELIQLALAPVFLIVGIGQILNAVTGRLARIIDRARHIDQKLTAKELTANKTVRRELSSLKRRMSFANWSITFLTGAAVIICLDVVLLLLNGLIDYDLRSEIIILFMLTMFGITGGLLSFFCEVSVATATLKIETYESEDDK
- a CDS encoding alkyl/aryl-sulfatase; the protein is MNSVSKTVLTLGLISSLLGCGQDTVERAPQSVASNEVDALGFTPASSFTKAKQASVLEFLPFEDTEDFDQSKRGFIAKIPGLQVKNKEGNVIWDTQAYEFISDAAPSTVNPSLWRQTKLNNLHGLYQISENIYQIRGFDLANMTIIKGKTGWIIVDPLTTEETAKVAINLVNEKLGKRPVSAILFTHSHIDHFGGALGIVSHDELAQRPIPIVAPAGFMEEATSENVVAGMAMGRRSMFMYGKRLPKSERGHVGSGLGKEPAFGSFSILEPNLVISEATEKHVIDGVDFEFQVVSGSEAPSEFTFYLPQFKAWCGAEMVSRNMHNLYTLRGAKVRDALKWSGYINDAITIAKQSDLYFGSHHWPIWGSEMIVDFLKSQRDTYKYIHDQSVRMLNAGYTPNEIAEELELPPTLAKNFSNRGYYGTVKHNAKAVYQGYLGWYDGNPAHLDPLPPEQSAVKYVELMGGAEQVITKAQTAFDQGEYRWVAELLNHLVFAEPNNEQAKELLAKSYDQLGYQSESGPWRDVYLTGAYELRHGAPDQGVNIAMMKGVLREAPVENFFISMAARLIGPEAFDEDYKINITFTDLNENYVLWIENAVLHHKQAPAVSDANATLKVTHELFLNMAIGEAGIKDTLFSDDLEVEGSKLDLVNFFRLFDKPKGIFNIVEP
- a CDS encoding DUF2933 domain-containing protein, whose translation is MTWYHPMKTKKSFWFSPMGLLAIALLIALGGFLLLEHRLHVYEWLPILVLLACPLMHVFMHRGHHKHKSNDQEE
- a CDS encoding AraC family transcriptional regulator, coding for MHYSTLASWSLAIVKALDKSGIDGIELLAKAGLDYEAIQLNPEARIPIEQMTQVWLLAEVATQNPAFGLTVSSCVNPLHFRALGMLMMTSHSIAETFEKVVKYYSLISNTGLVELEHTPDLLGFKIQPLEGVVISTLAIDAFFASVVVLCEQVLNSRSFIHSVELIKPEPKNKTAWQTFFQCSVKFNADTNCLWMKRDILEASSAFSDSRMAVYSESVIQDYLETMKQGAWRDRVMQAIHAAFTHGEPSLADIAAQLEVSERSLSRRLKEEQTSFRALLSEKRKELAQFYLKNSELPVTEIAYKLGFSDVSNFTRACQGWFDCAPSVYRKTS
- a CDS encoding cupredoxin domain-containing protein, with the protein product MMIINLLGLALIALIIWWFWIYQPKNESLEAVQHQPIKVANGVYQPAFVTVPANQEATLSFIRTDESPCAETLVFPELNISETLPLNHVIEIKLPALTPGSYTFHCQMQMYRGQIRVEGES